One region of Agelaius phoeniceus isolate bAgePho1 chromosome 12, bAgePho1.hap1, whole genome shotgun sequence genomic DNA includes:
- the CETP gene encoding cholesteryl ester transfer protein — protein sequence MCWAGRMVLGTFSILLGLVHAAAACEFGPFPYRGTGIVCRMTKPAALLLNRETAQVIQAAFRNAQFPNITGERSMRLLGRVAYGLSGIQVNDLSIERSEVELKEDNAIHISIRNVTALFKGTLTYGYAGAWFLQLFHSVDFEIESSIDLQLNINLMCQKDQVAPDASDCYLTFHKLTLHLQGDKQPGWLKQLFTDFISFTLKLVLKREVCKEINAVAQMLTNYILDLAANFVRYKDIAVDISLASDPVIKATYIESHHKGIVLYRNSSSRLSDSVFSPSLLTESRMLYFWFSEHSLSSLAAAAFLDGQLVLDLRGEKLQELFEMEDSEVQRKAVQMIFQGTSYNDSVAKVWSLSQPQISFQPEGTIVRSSVAVEVSILLAGEEPLVALYMEKEITATIQATYADKKLILQPVDSSVEIKVFKCTADPSGEDPSIQSFLQNMILVAGIPEVTSSIGSALTSLLNSKRLDLFDIINPEIITRKGYVIVQLDFGFPSHLLLNFLEKSL from the exons atgtgctgggctggcaggatgGTGCTGGGGACCTTCAGCATCCTGCTAGGGCTTGTCCACGCAGCAGCAGCCTGCGAGTTTGGGCCCTTTCCCTACCGAGGCACGGGGATCGTCTGCAGGATGACCAAGCCCGCGGCATTGCTGT TGAACCGGGAGACAGCCCAGGTCATTCAGGCAGCCTTCAGGAACGCCCAGTTCCCAAACATCACCGGGGAAAGGTCCatgaggctgctgggcagggtggCCTATGGGCTCAGTGG CATCCAGGTCAATGACTTGTCCATCGAGAGGAGTGAGGTGGAGCTCAAGGAGGACAATGCCATCCACATCTCCATTAGGAATGTGACAGCCTTGTTCAAAGGGACCCTGACCTACGGCTACGCTGGGGCCTGGTT CTTGCAGCTTTTCCATTCAGTTGATTTTGAAATTGAGTCTTCCATTGATCTCCAGCTAAATATCAATCTGA TGTGCCAAAAGGACCAAGTGGCTCCTGATGCTTCAGACTGCTACCTGACTTTCCACAAACTCACACTTCACCTCCAGGGAGACAAGCA GCCTGGCTGGCTGAAGCAGCTCTTCACAGATTTCATCTCCTTCACTCTGAAGCTTGTCCTCAAGAGGGAG GTGTGCAAGGAAATAAATGCTGTTGCTCAGATGCTGACAAATTATATACTTGATTTAGCAG CCAATTTTGTCCGGTACAAGGACATCGCTGTTGATATCTCCCTTGCATCAGACCCTGTCATAAAAGCAACGTACATAGAGTCCCACCACAAG GGCATTGTGCTGTACAGGAACAGCTCCAGCAGGCTCAGTGACTCCgttttctccccatccctgctgacCGAGTCCCGCATGCTCTACTTTTGGTTCTCTGAGCACAGCCtcagctccctggctgctgcagccttcCTGGATGGGCAGCTGGTGCTGGACCTCAGAGGGGAGAAACTCCAG GAGCTGTTTGAGATGGAAGACTCAGAAGTGCAGAGGAAGGCAGTGCAGATG attttccaaGGCACCTCCTACAATGACTCTGTGGCCAAGGTGTGGAGTCTCAGCCAGCCCCAGATTTCCTTTCAGCCTGAAGGCACCATTGTGAGGTCCTCAGTGGCAGTGGAGGTCAGCATCCTCCTGGCAGGAGAAGAACCCCTGGTGGCCCTGTACATGGAGAAG GAAATCACAGCCACCATCCAAGCTACCTATGCAGACAAGAAACTCATTTTGCAGCCTGTGGACTCCAG TGTGGAGATTAAAGTGTTTAAATGCACAGCTGATCCAAGTGGG GAGGACCCATCCATACAAAGCTTCCTGCAGAATATGATCTTGGTTGCTGGCATTCCAGAAGTAACTTCAA GTATTGGATCAGCTCTGACCTCACTGCTGAACAGCAAAAGGCTTGATCTCTTTGACATCATAAATCCTGAGATCATTACCAGAAAG GGATATGTAATTGTACAGCTTGACTTTGGCTTCCCGAGTCATTTACTTCTTAATTTTCTTGAGAAAAGTTTGTAG